Within the Diceros bicornis minor isolate mBicDic1 chromosome 27, mDicBic1.mat.cur, whole genome shotgun sequence genome, the region GACCCAAAATGACTGGTATTGTCCTCTGTCTGCCCCTTGCTCTTGTCTGTCTTGATTGATTCAAGACTTCAGGATACGGCACTATTGAACCCTGAAAGCCCCCACATAATTTAGCACAACAGTAAAGACCACGGATTCCAGAGTGAAATGAAACAGCTTCAAATGCCACTTCCCCATCTGCAGTGatgagaacacacacacatcatgaaATCCTTCTAAATCTTCCTAATGGCACATCTGCACAAACAGGGTATCACCGACACTTTGAAGGGTGGCAAAGATTGATAACTAATCAATTCTGAGATAACCCACGTAAAATGCTtatacagcacctggcacaaagcTGGAACTTGGGACATCGTTCTTATTGGGATATCGTGGTCCTTCCCCTACCTCCCCTATGAAGATCCAACAACTTGCTCTGGTCAGTTGGGAAGACTTTCTGGACCATTGAGTGTCTAAAGCACAATGGAGGACCCCCAGTCCAGCCAGTACAACTGTGCCTTGCAGACAGTGTACCAGGTATTTAAAATTGGGGAGGACCTCAAAAATCACGATGTGGGGTCTCCTGTCCCCAGCTGAGGGTCCTTCACCATCCATCTGAGGCTCCGACTCCAGAAATCACATGTCCTCCGAGTCCCAGTGAGTCTCCAGCTGAGAAGGAGCTTCCTGAACTCAGTCAACTCAACCCAAAACTCCAGGAAGAGACccatggagaggagaggaggagaacaAGCAGGCAACCATGAGGAAGGCATCTGTATCTACGAGTACAGTTTTTCCTTCAcattccatgtataagtgagatcatatagtatttgtctttctgtggctTATTTCCCtagtcatagttattttaaaatctctctctgaTAGCTCCAACATCAAGGTCATCTCTGAGTCCAGTTTtgttgattgctttgtctctTGACAATGGACTGATTTTTCCCTGATTTTTCAAAGGTCTTCTAAGTTTTGATTGAATAGCAGATTTCATGTATTAATTGAAATGGACATAAACAGTGTTCCCTCCTGGAAACTGGTGTGTCTCTTTTGTCAGGCCCTCagggtctgtgggaggaggttTGAATCAACCTGGTCAGATATTGACcatggttttggttttgttgttattatgATGAGCTTCAGGGTACCCAGGACTTCAGCTTCTTCTTATAGTGGGCTGCTGGTAGCTTGTGCTTagggccagggctggggacaCAGCATTCTTGCTGCACCCTAAGTTTTCAGCTGCACcagcaggcctggcacacagagggGACCTCAACACATGTCAGCATTTCCCAGGGGGAGACTGACACTGCTCATGCGGCTGTGCTGGCCAGGTGAGTCGGGAGGCTGGAGGCCTCTCTGGTATTCTCTCCCAGTGTCAGTCTTGAGGAGGCCCTGAGTGCCTGGAACGTGGAGGGTGAGGGTTTCTCATTTTCTGCCATTCCTCTCAGGGACGGCCAGACTCTGCTTTGTATCTGTGGTGGGACTATGTGAGAACTTCCTGCCCTCTCTCTTTTAGCAATCATTTAGGGTATTGCATAGGACCCGGGGCCTAGGCTGGTTTCCTGTCCCCCGCTCAGGCTGAGGGAaattttcctcttcccttccccaaccACAATGCAAGTTTCACAGGGTCAAAGTGGGGACAGCACCTTCCTCACCCCCTCCACCCACCCAGGGCCCCCACCTTCAGCTGAGCCATCGGGAAGAGGGCTCTTTCAGGAGCAGCTGCTGTGCTTATGATTTCTATACGCCTTCAAGGGAGGaacttcaaaaataaatgaagataaagtAGAGGGACAAGCGGCATCAGGAAAGCATGATTTATTTGGCTCACATGGGGTTCAGTTTCCTgctggagacaaagaaggacccTGGGAACTAGGGCTTCTCTGAGGGTACAGGCAGGGTCACAGAGAAATCAGATCAGAGGTCAGAGGGTTCATTGAGCCTGCTTTTCATCTGCCCTGCAGAAGCTGGAGGCCCAATGAGGACTTGTTCCGGGAGGGGTACAGATGTGCACCCATCTGCACTGGGAGCAGCTGAGTAAGGGACTCGTGGTCAATAGCAGCAAAGGGAGCTACAGGAGACGGGTCTGCAGAccagggtggggcaggagggctgGCAGCACCCGGAGGGCCGGCAGGAGGGGGCCAGGCAGACAACTTGCTTGTACCTCACAGGCACACAGACGAAGGACTGGCAGGACGGGGCGACACACACAGCAGGCCTACAGCTCACTCATGTGCACACAGCTTGCCGGCAGCTCATGGGCGTACACACAGGGGGCCTGCAGCTCACTGGTGCACACTCGGCTGGCCAGCAGCTCATGGCTGTGCACACAGCTGGCTGGCAGCTCACAGGCGTGCACACAGGTGGTTGGCAGCTCACGGGCACACAGCAGGACACCTGGCAggggctgggcacagagcaggccgaCTGGCGGCCTAAGGAGCAGCTGGTGTCGCACATGGTGGCATGGGGCTGGGCCGGTCTCAAGGAGGAGGGAGGTGATGTGTgcaggctccttccctgggtggcCTTTATATCCGAGCCGTGGGTATGTGGACAACACGGGACATGATGTTGTCTTCCTTGTTTTGGCTTCTTCCGGGCCGGCTCCCAGAACTTGGTTGTGATGTAGATACTGTGTTGTTTGCTTGGCTTTCACCTCATGACTAATTGCCTCTTCCTCAAGCTCTTGTTACACCTGGAAATCAGAGCTTGTCCTGAGAGCTTCAAGCTGGAGTCAAGCACTAGAGGGTGCACAGGAAGGAGACAGAGACCACTCACCCACAGGACAAGTGTGGACTAAAGGATGTGGTCACAGAGAACTTCTGGGAGAGGTGACCTAGGATTCCAGTCTGGAGGAAGCTTTACTGTTTTAGAAGTGAGATGAACACAGTCAGCAGACGTCCTGCATAGAGATGCAGCCCCACAAAGAGCAGAGCAGGACCAAGGGGGGCCTCAGGGCAGTGTGTATGGGCGAATGGAGGGCACCTGAGGGTCGCCACAGGACCAGTGTCAGCTGGTTGTGGCAGACCTGACTCCAGACATGTCCAGGGGAGCCCCACTGGCACCTGCGTGGTCTGTAGATGTCACCATGGTGTCACTTGGGAACTGGGCAAGGGGTTTCCTAGTCTGGCAGCGGGTGATTGCACCCCCTGTTTTGGCCCACCAAGGTGAGGGAGCACAGCCCCCGGAGTCCAGCAACACCTGTCCCCTCTTCCCTGGGGCTAGTGCCTGTGCAAAGTCTGTAGAGTCTCCTGTAAATCTGTGGAGGAGGGCGGGCTGTCTGTCCTCAGGACAAGACCTCCAGAGACTACACACTGAGAAGCTGCTACAGGACTGAAAGTGGACACCCCCAGCATCCCACTGAGACCCCACACATTCACACCTGAGGAGGAGGGACCACACCCACAGGAAGACCTATCTAGACCTGCCCTAACAAAGCCTAGCCAACCCAGGACCAGACTGCCCAGGGACCATTTTGGAGGTTGAGTCCCACCAGGTAGAGAGGTTAGGAAGCACTGTGGACCTTCCTCAGGGCCACCTGAACACAGTGTAAAACCAAGCCTGCACAAGTTCCAAGTGCATACTTAGGGACAGACTCTCTGCTAAATAAAAATCAACAGTCAGGAAATGACAATAGAATGCATGCTCTCTAAATGTATAtcataatttccaaaacaaaataaaaaatcactaGACAAAAAAACGTATAGGAAAACGTTATTcacagttaaagaaaaaaatcaatcaatagaaatGAAATCTGAGATGGTCCACAAATTGTCTTGGCAAACAGCGACTTTAGAGCAGCTATGATAAATATGTTAAAGGGTCAAAGGAAGGTAACTttcaagaattaaaggaaaatattatttccaTGAGTGAATAGATAGggaatctcagcagagaaatggacacTGTGAAAAAAATGAGAACTCTAGAACGGAAAAGCACAAGAGTAGAAATTAAATGCCCCCTGCATTGGTCTAACAGCAGATAGAAGATACAAGAAGAGTGAGCAAATATGAAGACACATGAATAGAAATTTTGCAATCTGAAGtagagaaataagaaataagaaaaataaaagagcctGTAAGACAATATCAAAGAGTCTAACATACATGTACATTCAGCCTcagaaaagaagagaatgctACAGAAGCTTAAAAGTGTtttgaagggccggccccgtggcatagtgcttaagtttgcacactcctcctcgctggcccagggttcccatgtTCAGATCCAGGGGTGCACGGATGTACCGCTcatctgtggcggcatcccacatacaaaatagagaaagctgggtacagacgttagctcagagccaatcttcctaccaaaaaaaaagtgatttgccGAAATAATGAACAATTTTCCtgaacttgattaaaaaaaaaaataccaacttACAGATCCAAGATTCCGTAAAACCCAAAgcaagataaatacaaagaaaaacataTGGGCACATACTAGTCAAAAAGATGAAAaccaaaaattaagagaaatatcTTCAAAGCAGTCACAGAAAAAACCACTTTACATACAAAGAAAAGGATAACAAGAGCTGACCTCTCATCAGAAGCAACGGAGGCCAGGAGGCAGTGGGAGGACATCAGGAAAGGCTGAAGACGACATCGCCAATCGAGATTCCCAGATCTAGCCCCCTGGCCCCCAAAAAATTCCTTCAAAAGTGAGGGTGAAATGAAACATTTTCAATAAACAGAAACTGAGAGGATTCCtcaccagcagacctgcactacTAGAATACGGAAGGATGCCCCCTGGGTAGAATAGAAATGCGCCCGGCTGGAGCATGAATCTTCCAGAAGGTAGACAGAAAAGACTCGTTTTCCCTCATCTAGTAAAGGACTTGAAGGCAACTGACTGTTTTCAATGTGTCCTCAGTAACTAGGTCATATTTGGACATGAGGTCATGCATGGCTGCCCCAAATTCTCTTCGTTTTAAGTGTGATTTTCAACTGTGGTCACAGTCAAAGGAAGAGCGTGTGAAAGAGCcaacctcagaggagggagcagcgcTGCCCTGAGAGATGGCCACTCCCTGTGACACAGCACCTACAACAGAAAACGTGCTGTGTCCCACATGGAAAGAGAACAGAGAGCCGGGGAACGTGAGGAGGAACACAGAATCCACACTCCACCCCGCTGCCTCCCACCCTGTGGAGGGGCATCATGGAATTCCATGCTGTCTCCACTCTCTCCCACAAGCTGTCCTGCAGAGGCCAGGCTGATCGGACCCTTGGGCTGGGGGAGGAATCCAGCGTGGGGAGCTCAGCCCCTCCCACCACATTCAGTCCTCCTGGGCTCCACCTGCACGGGGTTGTCTGCAGCCACTTGTGCTGCCTGACAAGGTGGGCAATTCTGGGGTGTGATGCTGGCCTCCACAGTGGTCATACACCTAAGCCGTGCTCTCCACGGACCCAAAATGACTGGTATTGTCATCTGTCTGCCCTTTGCTCTTGTCTGTCCTGATTCAGAACTTCAGAATATGTCACTAGTGAAACCCAAAAGCCCCCACACAATTTAGCCCAATGGTAAAGACCGTGGATTCCCTAGTGAAACCAAGCACCTTCAAATGCTGCTTCCCCATCTGCATGATGAGAACATGCACACATCTCCAAATCCTTCTAAATCTTCCTAATTTTGTATCTGTACAAAAAGGGGTCTCACCTACCCGTGAGAGCTGATAAAGTATGGTGACTAATAAATTGTGAGATCGtccatataaaatgcttatacaGCAGCTGGCACAAAGCTGGCACTTGGTTCTTACTGTTATTATTGCAATTATGCAGTCCCTGCAGTTGCCAGTGAGGAGCTCAACCCCGTGGCTCTCTTCGACTGGGAAGACCTTCCGGATCACTGAGTTTCCAAATCAAAATGCGGGACCCCCAGTCCCGCGAGTATAACTGTGCTTGAGCAGACAGAGGGCAGGGTATTTAAACTTGAAAATCACAACATGGAGCCCCCTGTCCCCAACTCACGGCCCTTAACCATCCATTCTTGGCTCAGACCCCAGAAATCACCCAGCCGCTGAGTCCCACTGAGTCTCCAGCTGAGGATGAGTTTCCTGAACTGTGTCACTTGAACTGGCAACTCCaggaagagacacacagagaggcaAGGAGGAAAACAACCAGGCATCCACGAGGAAGGCATCTGTAGCTATGAgtccagttttttttttagtttttacattaGACATATacgtgagatcatatagtatttgtctttctctgatttgTTTCCCtagtcatagttattttaaacttTCTCTCTGATAGCTCCAACTTCTGGGTCATTTCTGAGTCCAGTTTtgttgattgctttgtctctTGACAATGGACTGATTTTTCCCTGCTTTGTTGAATGTCTTCTATTTTTGACTGAATATCAGATATCACGTATTAATTGAAATGGACGTGAACACTGTTTCCTCCTGGAAATACGTGTGTCTCTCCTTCTGTCAGGTCCTCAAGTGTGGGGGGTCGGGGTTTGAATCAACCTGCTTACATGTTGACCTTGGTTTGGGCTTGTCGTTCCTGTGATGACCTTCAGGATACGGAAGACTTCAGATTCTTCCATGGGCTGCCAGCGGTTTGTACTTAGGGCGAAGGCTGGAGACACAGCATTCTTGCCCCACCCTAAGTTTTCAGTTCCCCCTGAGAGCCTGGCACGTGGAGGGGGCCTCGACACCTGTCGCCCTTTCCTTGGTGGAGACTGATCCTGCTCATGCAGCTGTGCTGGCCAGGTGCGTCCGGAGGCAGGAGGGATCTCTGGTGTCCCAGCCCAGTGTCAGTCTTGAGGAGGCCCTGGGTGCCTGGGACCTGGAGGGTGAGAGTTTCCCACTTCCCTGACGCTCTTCCCTGGGTTGGTCAGATTCTGCTTTGTATTTGTGGTGGGACAGTGTGAGAATTTCCTGCCCTTCTTACTATAGTAATCTTTCAAGGTACCTCGTGGGACCCGGGGCCCGGGCCTGTTTCCCGTCCCCCACTCAGGGGGAGGGAATATTTTCCTCTGCCCTTCCCCATCCACAATGTGAGTCTCAGTTGGTCAATGTAGGGACagcacctccccaccccctccatccACCGAGGGCCCCCACCTTCAGCTGAGGCATCGGGAAGAGGGTTCTATGTGGAGGGGCTGCTGTGCTTACGATTTGTAAACAACTACAaggaaagaactttaaaaaaaaatgaagataaaatagagGGATAAGATCCATTGGAAAGCACCATTTATTTGGCTCACATGGGGTTTAGTTTCCTGCTGGAGACAGACAAGGAACCTGGGAATCAGGGCTTCCCTGAGGGGACACACAGGGTCACGGAGAGATGCAGATCAGAGTTCAGATGGATCGTTGAGCATGCTTTTCATCTGCCACTTGCAGAACCTGAAGCCCAAACGAGGACTCCTTCCATGAAGGTTACAGGTGTGGGCCCATCTGCACTGGGAGCAGCTGAGTAAGGGACTTGGGTTCAAAGGCAGCAAGAGGAGCTACAGATGGGTCTGCAGACCAGGGTGGGGCAGAAGGGCTGGCAGCACCTGGAGGACTGGCAGGAGGGGGCCACGCAGACAACTTGCTTGTAGCTCACAGGCACACAGACGAAGGACTGGCAGGAGGGGGCCACACACACAGAAGGCTGGCAGCTCACGGGAGTGCACACAGCGGGCAGGCAGCTCACAGGTGTGCACACAGCAGGCTGGTAACTCACGGGTGTGCACACAGCGGGCTGGCAGCTCACAGGCACACAGCAGGACACCTGGCAGGGGCTGGGTGCGcagcaggcagcctggcagcctgagGAGCAGCTGGTGTGGCACATGGTGGCGTGCGGCTGGGCAGGTGTCAAGGAGGAGGGCAGTGATGTCTGCAGGCTCCTTCCCTGGGCAGCCTTTATACCTGAGCCGTGGGTGTGTGGACAACACAGGACACGATGTTGTCTTCCTTGTTTTGGCTTCTTCCCGGCTGTCTTCCAGAACATGGTTCTCTGATGTAGATATTGTGTTGTTTTCTTGGCTCTCAACTTTATGACTAATTGCCCCTTCCTCAAGCTCTTGTTACACCTGGAAATCAGAGCTTGTGCCGGGAGCTTCGAGCTGGAGTTGAGCTCTAGTGGGTGCACAGGAAGGAGACAGAGACCACTCCACCACAGGACTAGTGTGGACTGAAGGGTGTGGTCATAGAGAACTTCTGCGAGGGGTGACCTTGGATCCTTGTCTGGAGGAAGCCTCACAGTTAGAGAAGAGAGATAAAGACCGCCAGCGGACCTCTTGCATGGAGATGCAGCCCCACAAAGAGCAGGGCAGGACCCAGCGGGCCCCAGGGAAGTGTACAGGGGTGAGTGAGGGCCCCTGGGGGCTGTGGCAGGAGAGGTGTCAGCTGTTGTGGAAGGCCTGACTCTGGACATGTCCAGGGGAGCCCCACTGGACCTGTATGGCCTGCAGATGTCACCACAGGGTCACTAGGGACTTGGTGAGCGGGTGCCTAGCTGGCAGTGGATCTTTGCATCGCCTGTTTAGGAAAGCCAAGGGGAGGGAGCACAGTCCCCTAGAGCACAGAGGGAGGGTGGCAGAGAGAGTCTTCTCCAGCACACTGTGCCCTCCCAGGTGCCCGTGACTGTAGTATCTGGATTATGCAGTTGGAAAACCCTCTATACCATTTTAACGAGAATTCAAGGTCCCTTTAATTTTACTCCACCTCCAACCTTGATAGTGAGGGAGCTTGGAGAAGTTAATGCAGAAGATGGTGTTTCTGAAAAAGTAGCTACTGAGTTGAAAGACCCAGGGCTGGAGTTACAAGATTTCTCTACATCGGGTCCCTAAACACTGACACACAGCTCAGCGTGGTACACGCaccgcacatgtgcacacacacccgGGCACAAAAGCACACTCACTGGAGGACGTGTTTGAGCCCCACTCCTGAGTCTTCCTCCATGGGGAGACACCCACTACACtccaggccctgccctgcccccactcACTCCTCACTCCCCCTGCAGAGGGCAGAGGATCCGCAGAGGGGAAACCCAGGGACAAGGCGTGGGACTcgcctgcctgcctgcagagagcACCTGCTGTGGTAGGCTTGGCCAGGGCACTCTCAGCACACAGACCCAGACCCTGTGGGTGGTCTGTGGTGTTCCAAGATGGCCTATCCCTGATGGGAGTGTCCTCTTCACTCTGTTCTAGAAGCCACCCTCTAGCCAAGTCCTCCAACTGTTCTCTCAGGAATACCAGGTGGATTGAGCTCCACCTGCCTGGTGGCCACCTCTCTCCTCTGGTTCCACACTGAGACAAAGATGAGTGGTACCTGAAGACCTCCTCAAACCACAACCTCTGCTTCATGGACCAGGAACCTTCAGAACAGATAAGAGTTGAATACGGAGAACAAAATAACACCGGCAATACTTGATGGAATAACTGATACAGACCAGCCCTCTCATCAACTATACGACTGAAGGAAATTGATGAGACATCCTTTACAGGCAGTGGTCAACAAGCAGCACAGACTCTGACTCCTGGGAGAACAGAAACGTACTAGATAAGCTCCACGTTGGCTCGGCTCTCTGCCTGGGCTCAACCTCCTTAATGCAGAACAGGGAGCTGGAGTATGAGCAGAACATGAGGGCCCTGGTATGCCAAGGAGAAAGAGCTCATTGTTGGGCAGTAGAAGGACGTAGAATCAGAGGAGTGGGGCATCAGAAAGAAGGGACCTGTGCTGAAGTCTCTGTGAGAGTCCTCAGTGAACCTGTGGAGGAGGGCAGGCTATCTGCACTCAGGAAAAGACCTCCAGAGGCTTAACACTGAGAAGCTGCTACAGGACTGAGAGTGCACGCCTCCATCATCCCACTGAGACCCCACACAGTCACACCTGAGGAGGAGGGACCACACCCAAGAGTAAGACCTATGTAGACCTGCCCTGACAAAGCCTAGCCAACACAGGAACAGATAGCCTGGATATACAGTGTGCAAGTTGAGTCCCACCAAGGTAGACAGTTTAGGAAACACTTTGGACTTCGCTAAGATCCACGCTTACACAGTGTAAAACCAAGCCTGGACAAGTTCAGGGTGAGCACTTAGTAACAGACTCTCTGCTAGAATAAAAATGAACAGTCAGGAAAAGACAATAGATGAAGACTCTCTAAATGAACTATCATAATTCCCAATATACATTCAAAAATCACTAGACATAAAACGATATAGGAAAATGTAATTCAcagttaaggaaaaaaatcaatcaatagaaatGAAACCTGAGATGGTCCAGATATTGGCCTGGCAAACAATGACTTTTGAAGagcaattataaatatgtttaaagaatcaaaggaaaatatcttccaagaattaaaggaaaacattATTTCCATGAGTGAATAGATAGGGAATCTCAGCAGGGAAATGGATACTGTGAAAGAATGAGAATTCTAGAATGGAAAAGCACAAGAGTGGAAATTAAATGTCCACTGGGTGGGCCTAACAGCACACTGAAGATGGAAGAATAAagagtgagtgaatgtgaagacaCATGAATAGACATTCTCTAGTctgaagaatagaaagaaagaagaattgagagaaatgaaaagggCCTATGAGATGATATCAGAG harbors:
- the LOC131423039 gene encoding keratin-associated protein 12-1-like encodes the protein MCHTSCSSGCQAACCAPSPCQVSCCVPVSCQPAVCTPVSYQPAVCTPVSCLPAVCTPVSCQPSVYKQVVCVAPSCQSSRCCQPFCPTLVCRPICSSSCCL